The proteins below are encoded in one region of Fimbriimonadaceae bacterium:
- the nrdR gene encoding transcriptional regulator NrdR produces MKCPYCGDPDQRVLDSRPARDGEAIRRRRECTRCGRRFTTFEAPELARPYVLKRSGEREEFDREKLLRSMVLACGKRPVGIERLQGAADKIERDLSHRFTGEVPSRVIGERVLHELSQLDDVAFVRYASVYREFDSLEEFSALIEDVKRAEGPNPSALAIMPN; encoded by the coding sequence ATGAAGTGCCCCTACTGCGGCGATCCCGACCAAAGAGTGCTCGACTCCCGCCCCGCGCGGGACGGAGAGGCCATTCGGAGGAGGCGGGAGTGCACCCGGTGTGGCCGGCGCTTTACCACGTTCGAGGCGCCTGAACTGGCCCGTCCCTACGTTCTGAAACGGAGCGGGGAGCGCGAAGAATTCGACCGGGAGAAGCTGCTGCGCAGCATGGTGCTGGCCTGCGGCAAACGCCCGGTCGGGATCGAGCGCCTGCAAGGCGCGGCCGACAAGATCGAGCGCGACCTTTCGCACCGGTTCACCGGCGAGGTGCCGAGCCGAGTGATCGGGGAACGCGTCCTGCACGAACTCTCGCAGTTGGACGACGTCGCATTTGTCCGGTATGCAAGCGTCTACCGGGAGTTTGACAGCCTCGAGGAGTTCTCGGCTCTTATCGAGGACGTCAAAAGGGCCGAAGGGCCGAATCCATCGGCTCTCGCCATCATGCCAAATTAG